CGGTGTTTCCGTGATCACGACCTTTGCTACGCCCTATATGATGAAAGCCTCAGAACCGCTGTACGAATGGCTCGACAAGCGATTACCGGAGAAATGGCGACTCTACCTGAACCGGTACAGTACCAGTACGGAAACCATCGCACAAACCACTCACTGGAAGGAAATACTACAATCTTACGCGCAAACCGTCGTACTGAACTCTGTGGTGGTGATTGGAATAATTCTGGCGGCGTCGCGTCAGTTAGCCGAACAGCTCCATACCCGCGTGCCGGAGACATTCATTACCAACTCGGTACTGTTTGGCATTACATTCCTACTGATTTCCCCTTTTCTGTGGGCGCTGATCTTCAAAAGGTCAAATCGCAAAGCTTATTCATTCATCTGGCTTAGCAGAAAATACAGTCGCGGGCCCTTGCTCCTACTGGAACTATCGCGGGTTTTGATCGCCATTTTGCTCATGGGTTTTCTGCTAAATTCCTTTTTCGCAACACCCACAGCCCTCAGTGTAGGCGGGGGAATAATGGTACTGGGATTTGCGATTTTTTATCAAAGGCTGCAACAGTTCTATAATCGCATTGAAGACAGGTTTTTACAAAATCTCAATGCAAGACAACTGGAAGGCAGCGGCAAGTCTAAAAAGATATTACTACCCTGGGACGCACACTTTGCCTTCCTGGAAGTAAGTGCAGACTCTTCACTAATCGGCAAGAGTTTGCAGGAGTTAAAAATCCGGGAGAACTTCGGTATCAATGTCGTACTGATCGAACGTGGCAGCAAAACCATTCACCTGCCCCGGCCGACGGAAGTGCTCTATCCCTGCGACCGCATTGAGGTAATCGGGACCGATGAACAGCTCGACATTTTTCGTGGGCACGTGGAGGTGAGTACCAACGGGGACGTGTACATGGCGCACGAAGACAGCATTGTCCTCGAACGCGTGGAAGTTAGAAATGAATATAATATCCGAGGTAAAACGATCCGCAACAGCCAGATTCGTGAAAAAACACATGGTATGATCGTTGGCCTGGAACGCAATGGAGAGCGTATTCTGAACCCCGATTCGTCCATGATCATTGAAAATCAGGACGTGCTTTGGATCGCGGGCGACCGTGACCTGATTAAGGAGTTTATGAGCAACAAAACCGCCAATAGTGACGAGGAAGTCCCGGTTGTTATTTGAGCAAGCCTTGCAAGCCACCAGTATGCACAGCCACAATGGTTGAACCGGCTTCGAAATATCCTTTTTCAATCTGATCGAATAAGCCGTAGAACATTTTGGCGGTATAAACCTGTTCAAGCTGAATGTCAAAACGGTCTTTGAAGCTGTCCATGAAATCGGTTAGTTCGGTATTCCATTTCGCATAACCACCAAAATGATATTCCGTGAAAAGTTTCAGGTTACCTTTTTGTTCAGAATGGATCAAAAGATCCTGAATATCCGTTTCCAGGAATTCGCCACCCTTCAATGCAGAGAATGCGAGTACATTGGCGCCGGCGGAAAGTAGTCCGGCCGCAGTACCACCTGTGCCGGCAGCAACCGCAAAAAAATCCGGTGGCGATTCCAGCTGTTCGCCAGCTTCTGTAA
The genomic region above belongs to Dyadobacter pollutisoli and contains:
- a CDS encoding cation:proton antiporter domain-containing protein gives rise to the protein MTHVPQLIIDLSLILSMAGIITLIFKKLKQPIVLGYILAGLLVGPNFHLFPTITDIKTIEIWAEIGVIFLLFNLGLEFSFKKLVKVGNTAAITGLFEVSMMLMTGFITGQLLGWSKTDSLFLGGIIAISSTTIIFRAFDELGIKTQKFTRVVLGILVIEDLTAVLLMVLLSTLSISQQFAGFELLQSILKLFFFLTLWFLGGIFVFPTLLRRYRKLMNDESVLITSVALCFGMVFFVTKAGFSAALGAFIMGSILAETTHAEKIEHLLKPVKDLFGAVFFISVGMLINPGLLLEYAVPTAILVLVVIIGKTTFVTLGAVISGQPLRKSLQSGMSLSQIGEFSFIIANLGLSLKVTSGFLYPIAVGVSVITTFATPYMMKASEPLYEWLDKRLPEKWRLYLNRYSTSTETIAQTTHWKEILQSYAQTVVLNSVVVIGIILAASRQLAEQLHTRVPETFITNSVLFGITFLLISPFLWALIFKRSNRKAYSFIWLSRKYSRGPLLLLELSRVLIAILLMGFLLNSFFATPTALSVGGGIMVLGFAIFYQRLQQFYNRIEDRFLQNLNARQLEGSGKSKKILLPWDAHFAFLEVSADSSLIGKSLQELKIRENFGINVVLIERGSKTIHLPRPTEVLYPCDRIEVIGTDEQLDIFRGHVEVSTNGDVYMAHEDSIVLERVEVRNEYNIRGKTIRNSQIREKTHGMIVGLERNGERILNPDSSMIIENQDVLWIAGDRDLIKEFMSNKTANSDEEVPVVI